Within Nostoc sp. UHCC 0926, the genomic segment TTATTGTTGTTCATCTTCAAGCGGTGTTTGGGTTTCTGAATCAAAATCGCCGCCAGCAAATGAGCGAAGACCACGGGATTTAAAGGATTGAGCGATCGCATTTCGTGCCTTTTCGCTATATTCTTGGTTTTGCTGTTCTTCTGAGGGTTTTTCTTGTTCAATAAACAAGTCTTTGCCCAATGATGTGATGATTTCATCAATTTTCTGTCCAACTAACTCAGGGGACTGGTCGATTTGGTCGGTAAATTCCCGCAGTTGGCTGACAATTTCTTGGAGGTACTGCTCTATTTTTGAGGAAGAGAATAACTCTTGCAACTTTTTGGGGAGTTCCTTTTCTATCTCTTCGTTGACTTCAATTCCCTGTGCTTGCAAAGTTTTGCGTAGGGAACGCAAACGCGCACGGGCAGCTTTAACTTTGGCAGGTTTTTTAGAGGTGGAGTCACTGACAAATTCTTTTAACCCAGTATAGAGATTGAGAAAAGCGGCTTGGGCGGCTTCTGGATTGTTTTGCAGTTCTTCAGGGGTGAAACCTAAGAGTGTGGAGATCAGGGTTTGGGCTGTTTGGGTTTGGTCAGATGATGGATCTGGTTGTGGTGTCTGCGTTGGGGAAGTCATGAGGTTGCAAAAAGTAGTTTTTGTTTACTTTATTTCGGATTGAAGGTGGTTTTTTGCGTCTGAATTCTGTGATTTGAAAGGGGGTAAATGCTGTTGAAAAAATTTTTTGTTGCCAGTCAGCGCGATGTGAGTGAAGTCTCCACTTGGAAGTTCTTAGTTTTTGGGAATAATAAAGTAACAAGTATGCGTGAGATCAGTCCAAATAAAATGACGAAAAACTAAAGACACTAACGTTTTGCAAGACAACCTTTTTTATTTGTCACAACTTTTTTAGTGTAAGTGAGTTATAGTGATTGCCTGTGTAAATTAAGTGTATTCGTCTTGTGTTATTGTCCTGATGTGTACGACTTGCCGTGTAGCGCCAGCTGCGATCTACTTGATTCCAGATAACAATCTCTAGATTTAATGCTTCGGCAACTAGTGAAACTTGGTGATCCTGAACCCAGTTCCCTGATTGCATACTTTCTATCTCATTGTTTGCGTGTTCGTTGTCCGTGTATAGTTGTCTTTCCAATGATTGATTTACTATTAGATTTCGGATATTTTGTTGAGTCTCTTCCGTTGAATGATTGTTGGTAAGTCCTTCGTAGATAGCATGGAAAAAACAATTACCATCTCCTGTTGTATTATTTTCGTTTAAATTTTGTAACTCGTCGCGCAAAGCAACAATGTTCTCTGGTTCTTGTTGGTTAAATTGATTACTGTTACCTTTGGACGCTTGACCATCTTGTTTTTCTGAAGGCTTAATTTTTGTCGCCATCGTTATTAACTTTTTAGTGTATCTTTCTTTCTCATTGTCGATATCCTTCGCCGATAACGTTTTTTCCGGAGCTATGTCTACTATGTTGGCTTTTCCCAGCTTGATAAGGTCTTTTCCCAATGCTCTTCTAACTGGCGGTGTGATATATATATCGTCTTCATCCGATGAATAAGAAGGGTAATCGCTATCTTCTTTACCCAATTTGTTAATCGCTTCTCTTAATGCGTTATTCTGCTCTGCGCTGTCCTGCCTCGCTGTTCTCGCAGACTCTTTGGCATTAGAATAATCCTTTTTTTCTTCTTCGGTCAGGTTTTTCGTGACTGGGTTACCTTGTTTAATGTTTTCTAGCACCTTTTTTAGCGTACTTTCTAGTTGAATGTGATCTTCTGTTCCTGAATATGGAAATCCGAATACGTGCTCATCTGCTTGTGATGGAAATGTATTTCTACACCCTTTTCCTCCTCCTGAATCCAATCCACATTGTTCTCTGGTGGTGGCTTCTTTCAATCTCTTCGCTCCATTTGACTGCTGAAATTCTGGGTTTTCTGCTTCAAATCTAGAGTGTGATGCTTCAGAATGTCCATGAATTCTCAACGATGCTCTTAAGGTTGGATCCATCGTCTCATGATCTTTTGGAAGTGGCGCCGTTGTTGGGTTTGATACCGTTACCACTCTGATTCTCTTGCCATTCTTTAGTCTATAGGTCACTGTGTAAAGATTCATCTCCGTGAAGTGTCCCTTTCTCCTGAGTCTCCGCTCCGTTCGGAAATTTCGATGGGTTAGAAAGTTTACCTTTGTTCCCACACCAGCATCTTCTCGACGTTCTTGATAATGATAATCTTCTAGCTTCTGGTTAGGGTCTTTTTTCTGCTTTTTCTGTGCTGACTTAGACGTTGTTTGTTCAGTGTCACCTTCGTAGCCAGCCTCAGATTCCGGCTTTCCTTTTTTACTGGACTGACGAGTTTTTTGGTTAGTGGAGTCTACATCGAAGAATTGATGAGTTTCCTTATTATAATCTCTTATTGGCGAATCTTTAGATTTGCGCTTGTACGACAGTTCCTCATTCTTGAGATTCCAGTAGTAACCTTCCTCCGCATCTCGGTAGCCCAATTCTTTAGCTCTCTTTTTTCCTGTAAGCTTCAATGTTGGCTTATCGGCTTGCATTGCTTCTTCTTGCGGTGGAGTTTCTTGCTGTTCTTTGCTTTGACTGCCACTAGAACTACCAGGCTCATCGACTTGCCTTGTGTCGTTATCATTTGATGATTGCTTGATTTTTTGTTGTTGTGATAATTCTTTCTCAAGCTCCTTTAATCCTTTAGCTTGTTCTACTGAGTTTTCTATGTTGTCGATTTTGTCAAGACGCTGTTTGAGATAGGGGTTTTGTTCAAGTACGTCTTTATATTGAACCTTGATTTCAGCACAGGTCGTACAGCGAAAAATGCGACCATCTTTGAGAACTTTAATCTCATGTCCATCTGCCGTCTTCTCTTTAGCAACTACACCAGGCTCAATTTCCGGTTCATCATAGTGAGTGCTGCGTTCACCGGATGTAACTGTCTCAGGTATTTTCTCCGTAGCTGGTGCTTTTACTTCCGTTTTCAGAGACTTAACACCAGTCACATCCACATCAGGACGGCTAACAGTCGGACTATCAACTCCTCTACCACCAGGCATACTTGTCTTAGGCGTTTTCACCTCAGTTTCCGAAGGCTTGGCACTCCTTCCATCCACGCCAGAACGGCTATCTACCGAGGTATCAGCTTTGCCACCAAAGGCAGTCTTAACCTTACCTCCTACAAATGCACCACCTCGCATCCCTGCCTCTGATGACCTTTCTGGGAAACTTTGGATTTTTTCACCCGGTTTACCAAGTCTCCTCAGAGTTCCTTTAGTTGTAGCGACATAACTGCCTGCACCGATCGCCGCACCGATGAGAACTCCTTCTAGGGTTATCGGGTTGCCCGCAGCTAAATCGCCGAAAATATTTCCAAGGGTATCAAAAACGGTTTCTATGCCAAACTTCGACCAAGTTTTACTCAGTCCTACACCCAACTTGCCAACATTGCCCAGCGCACCACCCAATACACCACCAAAACCACCGATCGCACCACCGATCGCACCAGCAAGAGCCGCTTTACCCACACCATCCATCAGGTTCTTGCCGTCGATCGCGTTATTAGCAATCTGACTCAAAGCACCTAAACCCGCTCCTAATGCAGCACCGACAACAACACTAGCAAATATGGTTGCAGCTATCCCTCCTCCCAGTGCTCCTGCAACGAACCCAATCCCGATTGGAGCCAAAACTATTGCAACAACTATGACGGCGATAAATACAAGCGCCTTAAGTAGTGTTTTCCACCAAGGTTCATCTTCAACAGCTTTGGCTGCATAATTCTGGATATCAATTTCCAGACATTTTAAGGTATCCCGCAGTCCTGTTTCGATTTGGGTGACACTCTTTTGTAAAGCTTCACTGAGCTTTTGGTAAATCTGCTCAAGTGGGTTTTGACTATTTTGAGTAATTTGAGCCAGACCTTTTGCTGTGGCTTCAACAAACTTATTAGCTGCTTGCGTGTAAGCGTCTCGAAGTTGATTGAAGGTATTTGTAATACCTTGATTGAGATTATTAAAGCTGGTTTTGGCTTCTTCAACAACCGCCGCAGATTCCTCCATAACTGTTTGAGCGATCGCACCTACAGCACTAACGGCTTGCTGTTCTCCTTGTGCGATCCCATCTTCGCTAACTGCAATACCCTTTTCAGTTTCCTTTTGTACTGTGCCAATGCTACTGTCAAACTGCCCAAGTATTTCTGCTAAAGTTACACTTAACTCATCCGGGTTAGGAGCTTCCATGCCCTGAAATTCGCTGTAGTAATCTTGCAGGGCAGTTAGCAACTTGTTAGCAGCTTGGTTGACTCCTTTTTGTAGCGATGCGATCGCCTTTTGGGCATCTCGTTCAATTGCCAACACTTGGCGATCGCCGTAACCCTGCAATATTTGCAATTGGGCAGTTTCTTGTTCGTCTAAAGATTGTAATGTCGCTTGCAGGGTCTGGTTAGCAGACTCAGTTAGCTTAGTTTGTGCTTCCGTTACTTGCAATACAGCATCCTGCTGGAGATCAATTACAGCTTTGAGAGTTTCTTCTTGCTGCTTTTGTAACTGTTTGCGGAACTCCTTAATCCCGCAACAAATACCTTTAATATCTTTAGCTTTCCCTTTTACAAGATTATTTGCCTGTTTAGTAGCTTCTTCTGTTACTTGTTCTTTGTATTGTTTTGCTACTTCTTTAGCTGTGCTAGCTTTTTTCCCAAGTTTACCATTATTTACTACTTCTACTGTTTTACCAGCGTTTGGAAGATTAGATCGCATATGACCCCGATCCTCGAAAACGGCATCTTCGTTACTGTATTTATCAGTAATTTCCGATTCCCACTGTTTTACCCATTTTTCCCCAACAGCAGTTGCTTCATTACCTACCGTGTCGCCAGCAGCAATATATTGGTCATAAGTCTGAATATAAAGTTGGTCAACACGACTAAGTAAGTTGGTTTCGCCTTGATCGACTTTCTGAAATGCATTGCTATATTCTGTTTGGATTCTTTGACTAACTTCGGCAGTTCTTAGGGAAATATTTCTTAATGTTGCTTGATACTGTTGCTGAATCTCGGCTATGCTTCTTTGTGCTTGGCTGTTGACTTGAGTGCGTTGTTGGTTAATTTGGGCAGCAACCGCATCCTGTTGTTGCTGAACTGTTGACATTACAGATGCTTTTGCATTTTCTGCTACTCCATTGATCCGAGCAGAAATACTTTGTCCCAGCCCTGTAACAGTCTGTATTTGCAAAGCAGCTTCTGCAAAGAAGTTACTCGCCATATTACTAGCAGCAGCCCTTTGCTCTTCCAAAGCGGCAGAATTATTGTCTGTATCAGTTTCTTCCTGTTTGGGCAGTTTAAAATTAATTTTGCTCGAAGCCAACCGAGCTACTTCGGCATCTGTGGTTCTTAGCTGCCCTTGTGCTTCTGTAGCGGTAGTTGTAGCTTGTACTTTCTCTGTCGCAGTTTCAGGGCTAGCTGTTTCACCTGTGGCTTGGAGATTTTGTTGGGGAGTTGATGTATTTGTAGCAGTGGTAATTGCTGATCTTGCTGTTAGATTTGGTGTGGCTGTTGGTATGGGTGCAAATGCCTGTAGAATTGGGTTTTGTTCCTGGCGAACACAACTAGCAGGTTTTTCAGATAATTTATCTTTGAGTGGCTTGGTTTTTTCCGGCTTTGGTTGTTTCTTGCCTTTATCTTCCTTTTCGGAAGGACATTTTTCTGGCTGTTGTTCCTCTTGTTGAGCTTCAGGTTGTGGCTTATTTGCATCGCCCTGCTGGTCACAATCAGAAGTATCTGACTCAGCCGTTTCTTCTGGAGCTTCCGGCTGTTTTTCCTTTTCTTGTTTTGGAGCCTTCGGCTCCCTCCTATCCGGCAAATCATCAAAAACTCTTTGTATAGCTGGCTGAGTAACCTGAGAAATAGAGACTTCTGGCTCAGGAGCAACTGCGAGAGTACCACTAGATACTTCTTTGGCTTGAAGAGTGTTTTCTGGTTTCTCTTCTTTCTCACAGTTGGAACAAAGCCTCTGCATCCTGGCATCAGGAGATAACTCAGAAAGTGTTACCCCTTCCTCTGTTTTTGCTTTAATTGCACTACCGTTCTGCTGCACCACATGAGTCAGTTCATGGGCAAGTAACTCCTGCCCCTGTTTACTCCCAGAAGCATATTCTCCCTGCCTGAAGAAAATATCCTGCCCTGTAGTAAAGGCACGAGCCTGGATTGAGCGATTGATCTGGTCAGATTGAGCATCCGCATGAACCCTCACCCCACTGAAATCCTTCCCAAACGCCTGTTCCATTGGTTCCCGGAGTTTGTCCGACAGAGGTTGTCCCTTACCCCGCTTCTGTTGGATTGAAGTTTCCAGTTTTGGGGTAGCTGCCATCCCCCCCTCAGCAGGTTGATGCTCTGCCAACGGCTGCATCATCAGTTCTTCTTTTTCTTCATCTTTGGGCAATTCTTCCTGTGGGAAAGTGCCTGTCTCCGGCTTCATTTGGGCGAGGTTGTCTTCCTCTTTCTTCTCACATCCGCCGCACTTCTTCTGTAATTGAAGGGAATCAGTTTCCTGTTTTACCTCGGCTTGCTGCTCTTCCTCTTTTTCCTCCGGCATTTCCTGCCGTTGAATAGTGCTAATTTCTGGCTTTTTCTGAAGTTCTGCTTCAGGCATCGCCTCATGCCCTATAGCCTGACTTCGATCCGACTGAGATGGCGCATTCATCCTCTGTACGACCTGCTGCGCCGTCCGATCCGCCTCTTGCTCGTACTTATCCCCCACCGAACCAATCGTCAGCTTTGCTTGCATCAGAGGTTTTTTAGTCGTGTTAGCGGCTGTTTGCCCCCCCATCCCCCGCGCTAATTGCAACACCTGATTCACGTAGGGATTTCCATACTGCTGTTGCAATTGGAGTAATAGTTGCCTGTTAGAAGATTGCTGATTAGCAGGAGCGCGATTCAGGATAGCCGCATGGACGCTAGGATTGGGAGCATTCCCCATCCGCGAAACTTGCTGTACTAATGGGTCAAGAGGGCTGGCGGCGATACCTTGTCCATTCCGCGACAAATTTTTAACCGCAGTTTGTTGGCGGTCTGTCTTGGTATTAGCGTTTTTATCCTGCTTCGGCTCCTGCATTTTTTCCCTCTTTTCCCAAGCTCTTACAATCGCTTGGCTAGTAACAGCGTCAATTTTCTAATTCAGTATTCTTCTCTAATGGCTTGGCGACTAACTTCGCATCTTCCTCTGGCATTACCTGTTGTTGCACGATCTGCTCCGCCTCCTGGTCGGGCTTATCCTCCACTGGCGCAGATAAAGCTGACTCTTCCAGTGATGGTTCAGTAGTAGCTGTTGTTATTCCCTTGTCCATTTGCAATAACAATTGCAGCACCTGGTTGACGTAACGATTCCCATACTGCTGCTGCAACTGTAGCAGCAACTGCCAATTAGAAGATTGTTGATTAGCTGGAGTGCGATTCAGGATAGCTACATGGGCGCTGACATTGGGGGAATTACCCATCCGCGAGATGTGCTGTGTTAGGGGGTTGCGCGGGGAGAGTTCTGGTGTAACTGGCGACACCTTTTTTTTCGCCACCGCAGATTTTCCCCACAAGTGCGACAGAGCCTTAGCTTTTTTATCCTGCTTCAGAGCGTACATCTTTACCTCTTTTAGCCTTTTTAAAAATTTCTAACACAGAGGATAAGCAATGATTTATTAATACAACCAACAACTATTAGGGTAGCGATTTTATCTTTGAGTATACCTACCGAAGCAAGTTGCCAATCGTTAAGCAACAAATCTTTGAAATTATTTTCAATCCCAGTAGATATTAGAGATAAAGTATTTTTCAAGTCCCTGAAATCTGGAATCTATTACCACTACCACGTTGGATTTCACCTGCCTCGACCAGTTGTGCAAGTTCGGGTTCCAACTCAGATCGCGCTACCCCCAATTCTCGCATTAAACCTGTAATCTTTATTCCCTCACTATCACTACTCCTAATTACTTCTAAAACTTTATCTTTAATAGAAGCTGATGGTGCATTTACCTCTTGAGAACCAGCAATTACCCAATAAACAACTTTAACTTTTTGCTCTTTGTTGTTGTTCGCACAGTTGGCATCAAAACCATGAATTTCAAAGGTTTTGTTGTAAGGTAGCGGTACATATGCTACATACATACGCGGTAGTTGAATATTAGAGCCAAACACAAAGTGTAGTCCCTCCTTTTGTCCTAAAGATGGACGAGTAATTGGCGGAATATCTGCTGGTAATATGGGAGCAAGCATGACTGAAAAAGGCTGTCCTTCTTTTAAATCCTCTACTGTAACGCTGACAGGTACTAAACTGCCCTTTGGCAAAGCTTCATCTGTTTCAAATTCCAGTTCCTGTGTGCCTGTAAATATTGCGGTAGGTGTTGAGGCATTATCTCCTGTAGCTGAAATTACTAATTCGTTGGGCTTTTGTCCGGGAACGAGATTGATATTATCTCCAGGTGTAAAGATAAACTTTCCGCTAGCATCAGGACCTCTATCATTAATTAGCAAATTATGAATATGATCTGCACGAGCAAATTCTGTGGAACTTCCAGCATTTGATGTTTGTTGGATACTGGTTGCAGTCTCTCCGGGAACAGGAAGTTTTACTGAAGAAGCAACTTTTAAATCAAATGATTGTTTATCCTGAGTTTTGGCAATACTAATACTGTTATCTGAGGAAGTGAATATTTTGGAATTTATTTTGCTAGCTGTGACAACATCATCCGCTAAGTTATGGATATGATCTGCATGAGCAAATTGTGGAGAGATTCCCGGAATTAAAGTTTGTTCAATACTGCTTACTGTATCTGCTGGAGCGGGAATTGTAGCGTTAATTTTACTCAGGAGGTCATACAGCATGGGATTACTGTAGACAATTTGGCGATATTTTGCGGTTTCTTGTTTGTCGAGTGTTGGTGGTGCATTATCTGCCGAAATATTCACCACACCTAGCAGTATTTTGCTATCTTGATTGTATCCAGAATAAGTACTTAAGTAATCGTTATAGTAATTTTGAACTAATTCCTGAATAAGAAATGATGGTGTTTCCGATGAGTCAGGAATCAGCGTTAAATCTTCTATAGTTTTGATTGATTCGCTTTGCTTATCTAGAGAAACAGTGATTACTCCTGAAATTTTGGTTTTAAAGCCATTTGCTGAAGCTTTAACCTGATAATTTCCATTGGAGACTAGAAGTGTATAATTGCCTAATATGTCAGTAAATGTAACTGCTTTTACGATTTGAGTTTTTGCATCTACAGCTTCGACTTTAACTCCCAAAATAGACTCTGAATCGGTATCACTTTCCACAAAAACTATGCCTTTAATCTGTGTAGATGGCACTTCTGAACTAGCAAAAATTGTGTAAGTTTCTTTAATCCTCGCATAACCATTTTCGACCTGAGAAACACGTTCTGTTGGCTGTTCTTTATATTGGATGTAAATGTAGTTTTTACCTCTTGTGTTCAATTCCAAGGCTTCAGATATATTTTGGGTAACAACAATTTCTTGTCCCAAAGAATCTAAGGCTACGCCTTGGGATATTTGAACTCTCAGGAAAACTGTATCTTGCTGATTATCTTTTTCAAGAGTAATTTTTTCATCAACTTCTAAGCCACAAACGATACCTTTACCTTGAATCAAGCGATTGAGAAGATGGTTTTTTTCAATTCCATATTTTTGTTCTAGTTCAAAATCACGGACAGTCAGTAGTTTGCCATAAAAATAACTGTTACGTTCAAAAGAACTTAACGAGGAATCTGTGCTTGCTAATCCATTATTCGCCATAGTTATAAACTCCTTGTTGTACTAAGGTGGTTAAATTATAATTAGTTTAGTTTGGT encodes:
- a CDS encoding carboxypeptidase-like regulatory domain-containing protein, with translation MANNGLASTDSSLSSFERNSYFYGKLLTVRDFELEQKYGIEKNHLLNRLIQGKGIVCGLEVDEKITLEKDNQQDTVFLRVQISQGVALDSLGQEIVVTQNISEALELNTRGKNYIYIQYKEQPTERVSQVENGYARIKETYTIFASSEVPSTQIKGIVFVESDTDSESILGVKVEAVDAKTQIVKAVTFTDILGNYTLLVSNGNYQVKASANGFKTKISGVITVSLDKQSESIKTIEDLTLIPDSSETPSFLIQELVQNYYNDYLSTYSGYNQDSKILLGVVNISADNAPPTLDKQETAKYRQIVYSNPMLYDLLSKINATIPAPADTVSSIEQTLIPGISPQFAHADHIHNLADDVVTASKINSKIFTSSDNSISIAKTQDKQSFDLKVASSVKLPVPGETATSIQQTSNAGSSTEFARADHIHNLLINDRGPDASGKFIFTPGDNINLVPGQKPNELVISATGDNASTPTAIFTGTQELEFETDEALPKGSLVPVSVTVEDLKEGQPFSVMLAPILPADIPPITRPSLGQKEGLHFVFGSNIQLPRMYVAYVPLPYNKTFEIHGFDANCANNNKEQKVKVVYWVIAGSQEVNAPSASIKDKVLEVIRSSDSEGIKITGLMRELGVARSELEPELAQLVEAGEIQRGSGNRFQISGT
- a CDS encoding eCIS core domain-containing protein, with the translated sequence MQEPKQDKNANTKTDRQQTAVKNLSRNGQGIAASPLDPLVQQVSRMGNAPNPSVHAAILNRAPANQQSSNRQLLLQLQQQYGNPYVNQVLQLARGMGGQTAANTTKKPLMQAKLTIGSVGDKYEQEADRTAQQVVQRMNAPSQSDRSQAIGHEAMPEAELQKKPEISTIQRQEMPEEKEEEQQAEVKQETDSLQLQKKCGGCEKKEEDNLAQMKPETGTFPQEELPKDEEKEELMMQPLAEHQPAEGGMAATPKLETSIQQKRGKGQPLSDKLREPMEQAFGKDFSGVRVHADAQSDQINRSIQARAFTTGQDIFFRQGEYASGSKQGQELLAHELTHVVQQNGSAIKAKTEEGVTLSELSPDARMQRLCSNCEKEEKPENTLQAKEVSSGTLAVAPEPEVSISQVTQPAIQRVFDDLPDRREPKAPKQEKEKQPEAPEETAESDTSDCDQQGDANKPQPEAQQEEQQPEKCPSEKEDKGKKQPKPEKTKPLKDKLSEKPASCVRQEQNPILQAFAPIPTATPNLTARSAITTATNTSTPQQNLQATGETASPETATEKVQATTTATEAQGQLRTTDAEVARLASSKINFKLPKQEETDTDNNSAALEEQRAAASNMASNFFAEAALQIQTVTGLGQSISARINGVAENAKASVMSTVQQQQDAVAAQINQQRTQVNSQAQRSIAEIQQQYQATLRNISLRTAEVSQRIQTEYSNAFQKVDQGETNLLSRVDQLYIQTYDQYIAAGDTVGNEATAVGEKWVKQWESEITDKYSNEDAVFEDRGHMRSNLPNAGKTVEVVNNGKLGKKASTAKEVAKQYKEQVTEEATKQANNLVKGKAKDIKGICCGIKEFRKQLQKQQEETLKAVIDLQQDAVLQVTEAQTKLTESANQTLQATLQSLDEQETAQLQILQGYGDRQVLAIERDAQKAIASLQKGVNQAANKLLTALQDYYSEFQGMEAPNPDELSVTLAEILGQFDSSIGTVQKETEKGIAVSEDGIAQGEQQAVSAVGAIAQTVMEESAAVVEEAKTSFNNLNQGITNTFNQLRDAYTQAANKFVEATAKGLAQITQNSQNPLEQIYQKLSEALQKSVTQIETGLRDTLKCLEIDIQNYAAKAVEDEPWWKTLLKALVFIAVIVVAIVLAPIGIGFVAGALGGGIAATIFASVVVGAALGAGLGALSQIANNAIDGKNLMDGVGKAALAGAIGGAIGGFGGVLGGALGNVGKLGVGLSKTWSKFGIETVFDTLGNIFGDLAAGNPITLEGVLIGAAIGAGSYVATTKGTLRRLGKPGEKIQSFPERSSEAGMRGGAFVGGKVKTAFGGKADTSVDSRSGVDGRSAKPSETEVKTPKTSMPGGRGVDSPTVSRPDVDVTGVKSLKTEVKAPATEKIPETVTSGERSTHYDEPEIEPGVVAKEKTADGHEIKVLKDGRIFRCTTCAEIKVQYKDVLEQNPYLKQRLDKIDNIENSVEQAKGLKELEKELSQQQKIKQSSNDNDTRQVDEPGSSSGSQSKEQQETPPQEEAMQADKPTLKLTGKKRAKELGYRDAEEGYYWNLKNEELSYKRKSKDSPIRDYNKETHQFFDVDSTNQKTRQSSKKGKPESEAGYEGDTEQTTSKSAQKKQKKDPNQKLEDYHYQERREDAGVGTKVNFLTHRNFRTERRLRRKGHFTEMNLYTVTYRLKNGKRIRVVTVSNPTTAPLPKDHETMDPTLRASLRIHGHSEASHSRFEAENPEFQQSNGAKRLKEATTREQCGLDSGGGKGCRNTFPSQADEHVFGFPYSGTEDHIQLESTLKKVLENIKQGNPVTKNLTEEEKKDYSNAKESARTARQDSAEQNNALREAINKLGKEDSDYPSYSSDEDDIYITPPVRRALGKDLIKLGKANIVDIAPEKTLSAKDIDNEKERYTKKLITMATKIKPSEKQDGQASKGNSNQFNQQEPENIVALRDELQNLNENNTTGDGNCFFHAIYEGLTNNHSTEETQQNIRNLIVNQSLERQLYTDNEHANNEIESMQSGNWVQDHQVSLVAEALNLEIVIWNQVDRSWRYTASRTHQDNNTRRIHLIYTGNHYNSLTLKKL